Below is a window of Ruegeria sp. THAF33 DNA.
TTCCTTGTATCCGTCCTGCCAGATCACGCGCTTTTCGACACCCGGAACGATGTCATCATAGGCGGACTCGGTGCTTTCAAAATAAACCTGAACACCTTCACCAAATTTCCGAGCGTCAAAGGTCGGGTGCAGGTTCACTTCCTCGCGCGGGCCGAACCAGTAGACCAGGCCGCCAAGAACAACCAGCGCCAGAAGAGCGCGCCCCAGAAACCAACCAAAGCGCCGCATCAGGCTTCTCCCAACACGTCAAGTACCGCGGTCTCGATCAAACCCAGGCACTTCTCGTCCGAGAAGCGATGATCAGCCCCCTTGACCAACAGCAGCCGCATGTCAGGACCCGCAGCATGTTCCAGCAGCCGCACGGCTGTTTCGGTCGAAACCGCCGTGTCTGCGGTGCCTTGCAGAAACCGAACCGGGAACGGCAGATCCAGAGCGCCCCGCAGAACCAAATTCTGGCGTCCGTCTTCGATCATGCGCTTGGTGATGATATAGGGTTCCATATAGTCGGACGGCAGCTCGACATGGCCGACAGTGTCCAGCGCAGCCTTTTGTGCGTCGCTGAACGAAGCCCAATACCCGTCCTCGGTGAAATCCGGCGCGGCGGCGATTGTGACCATGCCTGCAATTCGCGCGGGCATGACCTTGGCCAGCAGCAATGCCTGCCATCCCCCCATTGATGAGCCAACCACGATCAAAGGTCCGTCCGTCAATGCCTTTACCGCAGCCAATGTGTCCTGATGCCAGTCACCGATACAGCCCTCGGTGAACGCGCCCGAGCTTTCGCCGTGGCCGGAATAATCGAACCGCAAGAACGATTGCCCCCGCGCCTGTGCCCAGGCTTCCAGATGCACGGCCTTGGTGCCTTCCATGTCCGATTTGAGCCCGCCCAGAAAAACGATGGTCGGTCCTGCCCCTTCGGTCTTGTGATAAGCCAGTCGCCGCCCCTGCGGCGTCTCCAGAAAATCCGTCGCTGCCATGAAACCCTCTTTCCTTTTCCTGCATCATGCACGCCCCACCCCCGAGTGCAATTCCGCCCACTTCATCTTTTTCCAAATACTCCGGGGAGCGCGAGGGGCTGGCCCCTCGCCCCCACTCTTGACACAGGCCCATCCACCTGCCACATGGGCCGAACACACATAACCCGCAACCGGGCGTTCAGTGGGCGCCAAACCGACGAGGAGAGCCGATATGGCCCTGGATTCTCAATCCGTCTCTCTCACCTTTCCCGATGGCAATGCACGCACCTACGCCGCAGGCGTCACGCCCGCGCAGGTGGCTGCCGACATCT
It encodes the following:
- a CDS encoding alpha/beta fold hydrolase, with protein sequence MAATDFLETPQGRRLAYHKTEGAGPTIVFLGGLKSDMEGTKAVHLEAWAQARGQSFLRFDYSGHGESSGAFTEGCIGDWHQDTLAAVKALTDGPLIVVGSSMGGWQALLLAKVMPARIAGMVTIAAAPDFTEDGYWASFSDAQKAALDTVGHVELPSDYMEPYIITKRMIEDGRQNLVLRGALDLPFPVRFLQGTADTAVSTETAVRLLEHAAGPDMRLLLVKGADHRFSDEKCLGLIETAVLDVLGEA